One part of the Polyangiaceae bacterium genome encodes these proteins:
- a CDS encoding molybdopterin-dependent oxidoreductase, whose amino-acid sequence MQGYASCSLCEASCGLAVEHDGRNVTSIRGDTQDPFSKGYLCPKAMGLKDIHEDPNRVLYPMKRVGGRLMRTTWEDALGIVARRFAEIQARYGKDAVAMYGGNPLGHSYAGTLGFVLLHAVIGSKNRYSSQSVDALPRLFTTYHLYGNQALLPVPDLARTDYLLMLGANPMVSNGSIMTAPGFKQRIRDLRGRGAKLVVVDPRRTETAKEADEHVFIRPGTDAFFLLGMLSAIFEAGLEAPGRLAEFTDGLDELKSVALRFPPERVAAVCGISAEKIRELARAFATAKRAACYGRLGTSTQQFGALASWLFEALNVVTGNLDREGGMMFNTPAVDLAKLAAMIGLRGSYASFRTRVRGLPEFAKELPSAAFAEEMDTPGPGQIHGLITVAGNPALSLANGPRVERALDKLDFMVSVDIYINETSRHADVILPTTFGLERDNYPLLSSSMAVSNHARYSEPLLSPKGELKSDWDVLTQLSAKLLELRGGGARVAAGALRAFVSAVKPKQILCLLLRFGPHRLQFSDLGEHGIDLGPLESRLPEALQTPSQRIELAPTALIADVTRLEQELEQRASTAHPFSLIGRRNLRSNNSWMHNSERLVKGRERCTLLVHPEDAARVGVASGGRARVTSRIGSIEVPVEVSDELMPGVVSLPHGYGHSREGAQLDVAARYAGVSINDVTDDQVIDELAGTSHLNGIPVSVEAV is encoded by the coding sequence ATGCAGGGGTATGCGAGCTGTTCGCTGTGTGAGGCTTCTTGTGGTTTGGCGGTGGAGCACGACGGTCGAAACGTGACGTCGATTCGCGGGGACACTCAGGATCCGTTCAGCAAAGGCTACTTGTGTCCCAAGGCGATGGGCCTGAAGGATATCCACGAGGATCCAAACCGCGTGCTGTATCCGATGAAACGCGTCGGCGGTCGCCTGATGCGCACCACTTGGGAGGACGCGCTCGGCATCGTCGCGCGGCGCTTTGCAGAGATCCAGGCCCGCTACGGCAAAGACGCGGTCGCGATGTACGGCGGCAACCCCCTGGGGCACAGCTACGCGGGCACCCTCGGCTTCGTGCTGCTCCACGCGGTGATCGGCAGCAAGAACCGCTACAGCTCGCAGTCGGTGGACGCGCTGCCGCGGCTCTTCACCACCTATCACCTGTACGGCAATCAGGCGCTGCTGCCGGTCCCCGATCTCGCGCGCACCGACTACCTGTTGATGCTCGGGGCAAACCCCATGGTCAGCAACGGCAGCATCATGACGGCCCCTGGATTCAAGCAGCGGATCCGGGATTTGCGGGGGAGAGGAGCGAAGCTGGTAGTCGTCGATCCGCGCCGCACGGAAACGGCGAAAGAAGCCGATGAACACGTCTTCATCCGACCTGGGACTGACGCCTTCTTCCTGCTCGGGATGCTGTCTGCCATCTTCGAAGCCGGCCTCGAAGCGCCTGGGCGCCTCGCAGAGTTCACCGACGGCTTGGACGAACTCAAGAGCGTCGCGCTGCGCTTTCCGCCGGAGCGCGTTGCTGCAGTGTGTGGGATCTCTGCCGAGAAGATCCGTGAGCTCGCCAGGGCTTTCGCGACGGCGAAGCGAGCCGCTTGCTACGGCCGCCTCGGCACCTCCACTCAGCAGTTCGGTGCGCTCGCTTCGTGGCTGTTCGAGGCGTTGAACGTCGTCACCGGGAACCTGGATCGTGAAGGCGGGATGATGTTCAACACACCCGCCGTGGATCTCGCGAAGCTTGCCGCGATGATTGGCTTGCGTGGGAGCTACGCTTCGTTCCGTACCCGCGTGCGCGGCCTACCCGAGTTTGCGAAGGAGCTGCCGTCCGCAGCCTTTGCCGAGGAAATGGACACACCCGGCCCAGGGCAAATCCATGGACTCATCACCGTCGCGGGCAACCCAGCGTTGTCGCTCGCCAACGGGCCTCGCGTGGAGCGCGCCTTGGACAAGCTCGATTTCATGGTGTCCGTCGACATCTACATCAACGAGACGTCGCGCCACGCCGATGTGATCTTGCCCACCACGTTTGGCCTCGAGCGCGACAACTATCCGTTGCTCTCGAGCTCTATGGCAGTGAGTAACCATGCCCGGTACTCCGAGCCGCTCCTCTCCCCCAAAGGAGAGCTCAAGAGCGACTGGGACGTGCTGACCCAGCTGAGCGCAAAGCTGCTCGAACTGCGTGGCGGGGGCGCCCGCGTAGCAGCCGGCGCGCTTCGGGCTTTCGTTTCCGCAGTGAAACCGAAGCAAATCTTGTGCCTCTTGCTGCGTTTTGGTCCGCACAGGCTTCAGTTCTCGGACCTCGGGGAGCATGGGATCGATCTAGGGCCCCTCGAATCGCGCTTGCCCGAAGCGTTGCAGACGCCTTCACAGCGCATCGAACTCGCGCCCACGGCGCTGATCGCCGACGTAACTCGCTTGGAGCAAGAGCTCGAGCAGCGCGCTTCAACGGCACACCCGTTTTCGTTGATTGGTCGGCGGAACCTGCGCAGCAACAACTCCTGGATGCACAACAGCGAGCGGCTGGTGAAGGGGAGGGAGCGCTGCACCCTGCTCGTTCATCCGGAAGACGCCGCGCGGGTCGGCGTCGCTTCTGGCGGAAGGGCGCGGGTTACTTCCCGCATTGGGAGCATCGAGGTGCCGGTCGAAGTCTCCGACGAGCTGATGCCCGGAGTTGTGAGCTTGCCACACGGATACGGGCACAGCCGCGAAGGTGCACAACTGGATGTCGCCGCGCGCTACGCCGGTGTGAGCATCAATGATGTGACGGATGATCAGGTTATCGACGAGCTCGCTGGTACCTCACACTTGAACGGGATCCCCGTCAGCGTCGAAGCGGTCTGA